One genomic segment of bacterium includes these proteins:
- a CDS encoding MTH1187 family thiamine-binding protein, whose product MKVLLDLCVVPIGVGVSVSVYIAACQRILKDAGLKHEMHMYGTNIEGEWDEVMAAVKKCHEVVHEMGAPRISTTIRLGTRTDREQTMEEKIKSVHNKLTDV is encoded by the coding sequence ATGAAAGTATTATTAGATCTTTGTGTCGTTCCAATTGGAGTTGGTGTTTCTGTTTCAGTATATATTGCGGCGTGTCAGCGTATTCTAAAAGACGCAGGCTTAAAGCACGAAATGCATATGTACGGAACCAACATCGAAGGTGAGTGGGATGAAGTGATGGCAGCAGTTAAGAAATGTCACGAAGTTGTTCACGAAATGGGTGCTCCAAGAATTTCAACAACAATCAGATTAGGTACTCGAACAGACAGAGAGCAGACTATGGAAGAAAAGATAAAAAGCGTTCATAATAAACTGACCGATGTATAA
- a CDS encoding response regulator, whose amino-acid sequence MNKEINSKKAVILIVEDEVESQKFFELILRKKFEMDFCDSLRTMNTLLKEKIYDAVIMDISLKDGNNGFDLIKEIRRSSTRTEIPIICLSAHMYDEDKLRAKQAGADVYLTKPVKGQLLVSTLEELLVADTKKGK is encoded by the coding sequence ATGAACAAGGAAATCAATAGTAAAAAAGCAGTTATATTAATAGTAGAAGATGAAGTCGAAAGCCAGAAATTTTTCGAACTAATTCTTCGTAAAAAATTTGAAATGGATTTCTGTGATTCCCTCAGAACGATGAATACTCTTCTGAAAGAAAAAATTTACGATGCTGTTATAATGGATATTTCATTAAAAGATGGCAATAATGGATTTGATTTAATAAAGGAAATAAGACGAAGTTCGACACGAACTGAAATTCCTATCATATGTCTGTCAGCACATATGTACGATGAAGATAAACTTAGAGCCAAGCAAGCCGGTGCAGATGTTTATCTCACCAAACCAGTCAAAGGTCAACTCCTGGTAAGTACTCTTGAAGAGCTTTTAGTAGCAGATACTAAAAAGGGGAAATAG
- the nhaA gene encoding Na+/H+ antiporter NhaA: MNRKKEPIEILLKPINEFLHQEASGGILLIICTVVALFWANSPWSETYNHFWHTHLTVNLGNFLSLDYSIHHWINDGLMAIFFFTVGLEIKRELLVGELSSMQKASLPIAGALGGMIVPAIIYVLFNSGGQGENGWGIPMATDIAFVVGIMALLGNRIPLTLKIFVLALAIADDIGAVLVIAIFYTADISTTALILAAIVLIILFIMNRLGAKSLILYSILGLIFWFAFLKSGIHATIAGVLLAFTIPASSRYDTKKFSDRVKELITNFDTKGDHWKNVLNNSDRQHDVMAIESSCEKVLTPLQRFEHDLHPWVSFFIIPIFALANAGVTLAGIDVLESLLSPVSLGIILGLFVGKQIGIFLFSFAAVKLKLASLPEGVNLKNLFGAGILAGIGFTMSLFIAGLAFSDPELLDLAKIGILTGSLLSGIVGFVFLRSSSVK; this comes from the coding sequence ATGAATAGAAAAAAAGAACCCATAGAAATTCTACTGAAACCAATCAATGAGTTCCTGCACCAGGAAGCAAGCGGCGGCATATTATTAATTATATGTACAGTCGTTGCTTTGTTCTGGGCTAACTCTCCGTGGTCGGAAACTTATAATCATTTTTGGCATACTCATCTTACAGTAAACCTTGGCAATTTTTTGAGTCTCGATTATTCGATTCATCATTGGATTAACGATGGTTTGATGGCGATATTTTTCTTTACCGTTGGACTTGAAATTAAAAGAGAATTGCTAGTCGGAGAGCTTTCCTCAATGCAAAAGGCGTCTTTACCGATTGCAGGTGCATTAGGTGGAATGATTGTGCCTGCTATAATTTATGTTCTGTTTAACTCAGGCGGTCAGGGCGAAAATGGCTGGGGAATTCCAATGGCAACAGATATTGCATTCGTTGTTGGAATAATGGCTCTTCTTGGAAATAGAATTCCTCTTACGTTGAAGATCTTTGTACTTGCATTAGCAATTGCTGATGATATTGGAGCAGTTTTGGTAATTGCAATTTTTTACACCGCTGATATATCAACCACAGCACTAATTCTCGCTGCAATAGTGCTGATCATCTTGTTTATAATGAACCGTCTTGGTGCAAAAAGTTTGATTCTTTATTCAATTCTAGGATTAATCTTTTGGTTTGCATTTCTTAAATCAGGAATCCATGCAACCATCGCCGGAGTTCTCCTTGCATTTACTATTCCAGCTTCTTCACGATATGATACGAAAAAATTTTCCGATAGAGTCAAAGAGTTAATTACTAATTTTGATACGAAGGGGGATCACTGGAAAAATGTTTTAAATAACTCTGATCGTCAACATGATGTTATGGCAATCGAGAGCAGCTGTGAGAAAGTGCTCACCCCTTTACAAAGGTTCGAACACGATCTTCACCCATGGGTTTCCTTTTTCATAATTCCAATTTTTGCATTGGCAAATGCGGGTGTTACCCTAGCCGGCATAGATGTTCTTGAATCGCTTTTGAGCCCTGTAAGTCTTGGAATAATTCTCGGTCTTTTTGTGGGAAAACAAATCGGAATATTTCTTTTTTCATTCGCAGCAGTGAAATTAAAACTCGCAAGTTTACCGGAAGGTGTTAACTTGAAAAATTTATTTGGTGCAGGAATTCTTGCAGGAATAGGATTTACAATGTCATTGTTTATTGCTGGACTTGCATTCTCTGATCCTGAATTACTTGACCTTGCAAAAATTGGGATATTGACAGGCTCACTTCTTTCCGGAATAGTAGGATTTGTATTTTTAAGATCATCATCTGTAAAATGA
- the gpmA gene encoding 2,3-diphosphoglycerate-dependent phosphoglycerate mutase, translated as MYKVVLLRHGESTWNKENRFTGWTDVDLSERGLQEAKKAGEVLKAEEYKFDIAYTSVLKRAIRTLWITLDELDLMWIPVIRHWRLNERHYGALQGLNKAETAQKFGEDQVKIWRRSYDIQPPALEKTDERFPGKDPRYAELKENELPLTECLKDTVARFVPYWEGTIAPMVKSGKKVLITQGNSLRALVKYLDNIPDKDIVELNIPTGIPLVYELDRDMKSLKSYYLGDQEAIEKAAAAVANQGKAK; from the coding sequence ATGTACAAAGTAGTATTGTTACGCCACGGCGAAAGCACCTGGAATAAAGAAAACCGCTTTACCGGCTGGACAGATGTTGACCTTTCTGAAAGAGGGTTACAGGAAGCAAAAAAAGCCGGTGAAGTCCTGAAAGCAGAAGAATATAAATTTGATATCGCATATACTTCCGTACTAAAAAGAGCAATCAGAACTTTATGGATAACTCTTGATGAATTAGACTTGATGTGGATTCCCGTTATCCGCCATTGGAGATTGAATGAAAGACACTACGGTGCTTTACAGGGTTTGAATAAAGCCGAAACAGCACAAAAGTTTGGAGAGGATCAGGTGAAAATCTGGAGAAGAAGCTACGATATCCAACCTCCTGCATTAGAAAAAACAGATGAAAGATTTCCGGGCAAAGATCCACGTTATGCAGAACTGAAAGAAAATGAGCTTCCATTAACTGAATGTTTGAAAGATACAGTTGCTCGTTTCGTTCCCTATTGGGAAGGGACTATCGCACCGATGGTCAAGTCAGGTAAAAAAGTATTAATTACTCAAGGAAACAGCTTGCGTGCATTAGTAAAATACCTGGATAACATTCCAGATAAAGATATTGTTGAATTAAATATTCCTACAGGAATACCATTGGTTTATGAGCTTGATAGAGATATGAAATCACTAAAAAGCTATTATCTAGGTGATCAGGAAGCAATAGAAAAAGCAGCGGCAGCAGTTGCAAATCAGGGAAAGGCTAAATAA
- a CDS encoding PorV/PorQ family protein yields the protein MLKKIFFLSISILVTLTSLNAQDGKTVFGKYAGEFMAIGIGGRPLGMGGAFTGIADDVTSGYYNPAGLANINYPQLSLMHSEQFGNLVNYDYGAVAIPFQEDMSFGLSVMRLAVDGIPDTRNALIDGQTGQLITDINNMYARLDYSKITEFSNQDWAVYLTFAKRQWKDFYWGANVKIIRRDIAEFGATGIGFDIGAFWMPIENLSVGGNLQDATTTLVAWSTGTNELISPTLKLGTAYRITEILGGYIMPAVDVDVRFENRQFASQFNVGPVSFDAHAGLEWNIKNLVYVRGGYSDVKQFTVGAGVKLPKLNIDYSFARFSQSELDRLPDSHRISLILTLEEPRFMRDGL from the coding sequence ATGCTGAAAAAAATATTCTTCCTTTCAATATCCATTTTAGTTACACTCACTTCTTTAAATGCTCAAGATGGCAAAACAGTATTTGGAAAATATGCCGGTGAATTTATGGCAATAGGTATCGGCGGAAGACCGCTTGGAATGGGTGGCGCATTTACCGGAATTGCAGACGACGTAACTTCAGGATATTATAATCCAGCAGGATTAGCTAATATTAATTATCCCCAGCTTTCCCTGATGCATTCGGAACAATTTGGCAATCTGGTTAATTATGATTACGGCGCAGTTGCTATTCCATTTCAAGAAGATATGAGTTTTGGATTGAGTGTAATGCGTCTTGCTGTTGACGGAATTCCCGATACAAGAAATGCTTTAATTGACGGACAAACCGGACAGCTCATCACCGATATCAACAATATGTATGCACGGCTTGATTATTCAAAGATAACTGAATTCAGCAATCAGGATTGGGCTGTCTATTTAACGTTTGCAAAAAGACAGTGGAAAGATTTTTACTGGGGTGCGAATGTAAAAATAATCAGAAGAGATATAGCTGAATTCGGAGCAACTGGAATTGGATTTGATATTGGTGCATTCTGGATGCCGATTGAAAATTTATCTGTCGGTGGAAATCTTCAGGATGCGACGACAACTTTAGTTGCATGGAGTACCGGGACAAACGAGCTCATTTCTCCAACACTAAAGTTAGGCACAGCATACAGAATTACAGAGATACTTGGTGGTTACATAATGCCCGCTGTTGATGTAGATGTTCGTTTTGAAAACCGGCAGTTCGCATCTCAATTTAACGTTGGACCAGTAAGCTTTGATGCTCACGCAGGCCTTGAGTGGAATATTAAAAATCTGGTTTATGTGCGTGGCGGTTACAGCGATGTAAAACAGTTCACAGTTGGCGCAGGTGTTAAACTGCCAAAGTTGAATATTGATTATTCATTTGCCCGCTTCAGTCAATCTGAACTTGACAGACTTCCTGACTCACACAGAATTTCTTTAATCCTAACACTTGAAGAACCGAGATTTATGAGGGATGGTTTATAA
- a CDS encoding Eco57I restriction-modification methylase domain-containing protein encodes MSFDKALETVTELVDDFKTNENHYLNPSYSEADVRNDFINKFFIALGWDVRHETQKNPYEQEVWVEKPVQIAKAQKRADYSFSISPNYRTVKFFVEAKKPAHALENKDYYFQTARYGWNANTPIAVLTDFEEFHIIDCRFRPTIDDALNYKLKKFHYSDYADEEKFREIYYLFSREAISDNSIEKYAEALPKPRGKKAKGLKAVTQTIDDSFLEELDEIRNNLAKSFKKNNAHLSSQELTEATQRTIDRLVFIKFLEDKLIEPDHYVSEFGGRKKAWEDFLIDSRKLDAKYNGVVFKKSIIDSKSIIEPDDKTFSAICEELSHENTPYNFDAIPIHILGSIYERFLGKVVNATDKRVTIEEKPEVRKAGGVYYTPQYIVDYIVKNTVGKLIEGKTPKEIAKMRFADIACGSGSFLITVFERLLDYHKRWYINNPEQAKKDGCILVEGTYHLSLKQKTKILLNNVYGVDIDQQAVEVTQLSLYLKLLEDETTATANDSWVMFKEQLLPDLNKNIVCGNSLIGTDILNPTLPTGQAGSFLPFAKGEDENTSLPFVKGGIEGGLEELKLKPMDFETVFSEVMRNGGFDTIIGNPPYVRQELLGGMKSYFEKKYEVYHSIADLYSYFIEKAISLLNQGGYFSYIVANKWMRANYGMPLREWILKQNLIEIIDFGDLPVFNEASTYPCILRVHKNSTANEITTAIIDSLEFKDLNEVVKNYSFKIKRENLLPSGWNLVSNDKSNLLNKISEQGIPLVEYVDEKIFYGIKTGLNKAFVIDEETKERLIKDDPKSAEVIKPFLAGRDIKRYEPLIGENYLILFPKGMTNQNVGNHKDSINWLKKNFSAIKKHLLEFESEAKKRYDKGDYWWELRACDYYDEFKKPKIMLPDISLRGNFALDAEGGKYCVNTAYIIGNSEKYLLGILNSNLMTFYYGSISSTYRGGYLRYIYQYLAKLPIKQIEKQNETYIQLERLVDQMLEAKKQLQQAKTEGDKNYLQRKCETLDKQIDELVYKLYGLTEDEIKIVEGS; translated from the coding sequence ATGTCTTTTGATAAAGCCCTCGAAACTGTTACTGAATTAGTAGACGATTTCAAAACAAACGAAAACCACTACCTAAATCCTTCCTACTCCGAAGCCGATGTCCGCAACGATTTTATAAACAAGTTTTTTATTGCACTTGGCTGGGATGTTAGACATGAAACACAAAAGAATCCCTACGAACAGGAAGTATGGGTTGAAAAACCAGTACAAATTGCCAAAGCACAAAAACGTGCAGACTATTCTTTTTCAATTTCACCAAACTACCGCACAGTAAAATTCTTTGTTGAAGCGAAGAAACCAGCCCACGCACTCGAGAATAAAGATTATTATTTCCAGACTGCACGCTATGGATGGAACGCAAACACACCAATTGCTGTGCTTACCGACTTTGAGGAATTCCATATTATTGATTGCAGATTCCGACCAACGATTGACGATGCTTTAAACTATAAGCTGAAAAAATTTCATTACTCGGATTATGCTGATGAGGAAAAGTTTAGAGAAATTTATTATTTGTTCTCACGAGAAGCCATTTCAGATAACTCAATTGAAAAATACGCCGAAGCACTCCCAAAACCTCGTGGCAAAAAAGCTAAAGGATTAAAAGCTGTTACCCAGACTATCGATGATTCCTTCCTCGAAGAGCTTGATGAAATTAGAAACAATCTTGCAAAATCTTTTAAGAAAAACAATGCTCATCTATCAAGCCAAGAACTAACGGAAGCAACTCAGAGAACAATTGACCGTCTTGTATTTATAAAATTTCTTGAAGACAAGCTGATTGAACCAGACCATTATGTAAGCGAATTTGGTGGAAGGAAAAAAGCGTGGGAAGATTTTCTTATTGATTCCCGTAAGCTCGATGCAAAATACAACGGTGTGGTTTTTAAGAAAAGCATTATCGACAGTAAAAGTATTATTGAGCCCGACGATAAAACTTTCTCTGCTATCTGTGAAGAACTTTCTCACGAAAATACTCCATATAACTTTGATGCCATTCCTATTCACATACTCGGTTCTATCTATGAAAGGTTTCTCGGAAAGGTTGTTAACGCCACCGATAAAAGAGTAACAATTGAAGAAAAGCCCGAAGTAAGAAAAGCAGGCGGAGTTTATTACACACCGCAGTACATTGTTGATTACATTGTAAAGAACACTGTCGGAAAGTTGATTGAAGGCAAGACACCAAAAGAAATTGCAAAGATGCGTTTTGCAGATATTGCCTGCGGAAGCGGTTCGTTTCTTATTACAGTGTTTGAACGTCTGCTTGATTATCACAAACGATGGTATATAAATAATCCCGAACAGGCAAAGAAGGACGGCTGTATTTTAGTTGAAGGGACTTACCATCTTTCTCTTAAGCAGAAAACAAAAATACTTCTGAACAACGTTTACGGCGTTGATATTGACCAGCAGGCAGTTGAAGTAACACAGCTTTCTCTTTACTTAAAGCTGCTTGAAGATGAAACCACAGCAACAGCAAACGATAGCTGGGTAATGTTTAAAGAACAGCTTTTACCTGATTTGAATAAGAACATTGTTTGTGGCAACTCTCTTATCGGTACCGATATTTTAAACCCCACCCTGCCTACCGGTCAGGCAGGCTCATTCCTCCCCTTTGCTAAAGGGGAGGATGAAAATACTTCCCTCCCTTTTGTAAAGGGAGGGATAGAGGGAGGGTTAGAAGAACTCAAACTCAAACCAATGGATTTTGAAACCGTCTTTTCTGAAGTAATGCGCAATGGTGGCTTTGATACAATTATTGGAAATCCGCCGTATGTGAGACAAGAACTTCTTGGTGGAATGAAAAGTTATTTTGAAAAGAAGTATGAAGTATATCACAGTATAGCTGATCTTTATTCCTACTTTATTGAAAAAGCAATTTCACTTCTTAATCAAGGAGGATATTTTTCATATATAGTTGCAAATAAATGGATGAGAGCTAATTATGGAATGCCTTTACGAGAGTGGATATTAAAACAAAATCTAATTGAGATAATTGACTTTGGGGATTTACCGGTTTTCAACGAAGCATCTACCTATCCTTGTATTTTAAGAGTACATAAAAACTCAACTGCTAATGAAATTACAACAGCGATAATTGATTCACTTGAATTTAAAGACCTGAATGAAGTTGTAAAAAATTATTCGTTCAAGATTAAAAGGGAAAACTTACTCCCTTCGGGTTGGAACCTGGTAAGCAACGATAAAAGTAATCTGCTTAATAAAATATCTGAACAAGGAATACCGTTGGTAGAATATGTTGATGAAAAAATATTTTATGGAATTAAAACTGGTTTGAATAAAGCATTTGTAATAGATGAAGAAACAAAAGAACGATTGATTAAAGATGATCCTAAAAGTGCAGAAGTAATTAAACCATTTTTAGCCGGGAGAGATATTAAAAGATATGAACCATTGATTGGAGAGAATTATTTAATCTTGTTCCCCAAAGGAATGACAAATCAAAATGTGGGTAACCATAAAGATTCAATTAATTGGTTAAAGAAAAACTTTTCAGCAATTAAAAAACATTTATTAGAGTTTGAAAGCGAAGCAAAAAAAAGATATGACAAGGGTGATTATTGGTGGGAGTTAAGAGCGTGTGATTATTATGATGAATTTAAAAAGCCGAAGATAATGTTACCTGATATTTCTTTACGTGGAAATTTTGCTTTGGATGCTGAAGGAGGTAAATATTGTGTTAATACAGCATATATTATTGGAAACTCAGAGAAATATTTACTAGGTATTCTGAATTCGAACTTGATGACGTTTTATTATGGTAGTATTTCATCCACTTATCGAGGTGGTTATTTAAGATATATTTATCAGTATTTGGCTAAACTTCCAATTAAACAAATAGAAAAACAAAATGAAACGTATATACAATTAGAAAGATTAGTCGATCAAATGCTCGAAGCAAAGAAGCAATTGCAGCAAGCCAAAACAGAAGGAGACAAAAACTACCTGCAACGCAAATGCGAAACACTCGATAAGCAGATAGATGAGCTTGTCTATAAATTGTATGGATTAACTGAAGATGAAATTAAAATTGTTGAAGGTTCATAA
- a CDS encoding SRPBCC domain-containing protein — protein MAKKISDDAVQKSTGKTWKNWFSLLNKAGAKKMEHKDIAQLLYKKYGLSGWRSQMVTVQYEQDIKGRKKHETTSGFQISKSVTLITPVTKVFNTINSPLKRIVWLEDPAITISKSTKDKSIRGKWIDKKTNIEFQFYPKENSKTQLVVQQSKIKTAKEAEKMKTYWEKQLKNLKKYLEKH, from the coding sequence ATGGCAAAAAAAATTAGTGATGACGCGGTCCAAAAAAGTACTGGTAAAACCTGGAAAAATTGGTTTTCATTGCTCAATAAAGCCGGTGCAAAAAAAATGGAACATAAAGATATAGCTCAGTTGTTATACAAAAAGTATGGTCTTTCAGGATGGCGGTCGCAGATGGTAACCGTTCAGTATGAGCAAGATATTAAGGGAAGGAAAAAACACGAAACAACTTCAGGATTTCAGATTAGCAAAAGTGTTACTCTTATCACTCCGGTCACTAAAGTTTTTAATACGATTAATTCTCCCCTTAAGAGAATAGTATGGTTAGAAGATCCGGCTATAACCATAAGTAAATCAACGAAAGATAAATCTATCCGTGGAAAGTGGATTGATAAAAAAACAAATATTGAATTTCAGTTTTATCCGAAAGAAAATAGCAAAACCCAGCTAGTAGTTCAGCAAAGCAAAATCAAAACAGCAAAAGAAGCTGAGAAAATGAAAACATACTGGGAGAAACAGTTAAAAAATCTTAAAAAATATTTAGAAAAACATTAG
- a CDS encoding T9SS type A sorting domain-containing protein: protein MSTKSNNGVTNYWDQKVRMDGIYPTTNIFSSVGITNTPDERVTVWSSLIGSSNFYLIGSFWPNLPSSVGNETETELNSFQLFQNYPNPFNPTTKISWQSPVGGFQSIKVYDVLGNEVARLINEYKPAGSYEVEFNASALSSGIYFYKLQAGSFTETKKMIVIK, encoded by the coding sequence ATGTCAACTAAATCGAATAATGGTGTTACTAATTATTGGGATCAAAAAGTTAGGATGGATGGTATTTATCCAACAACGAATATTTTTTCATCTGTCGGAATTACAAACACCCCCGACGAAAGAGTTACAGTTTGGAGTAGCCTGATTGGCAGCTCAAATTTTTATTTGATTGGTTCCTTCTGGCCGAACTTACCCTCATCTGTTGGCAATGAAACCGAAACTGAGTTAAACTCTTTTCAATTATTTCAGAATTATCCCAATCCATTTAATCCAACAACAAAGATAAGCTGGCAGTCACCAGTCGGCGGTTTTCAATCAATAAAAGTTTATGATGTTCTCGGAAACGAAGTTGCAAGATTAATTAATGAATACAAACCTGCGGGTAGTTATGAAGTTGAATTCAATGCTTCTGCACTTTCAAGCGGAATTTATTTCTACAAATTGCAGGCGGGATCTTTTACCGAAACGAAGAAGATGATAGTTATAAAGTAA
- a CDS encoding thioesterase family protein, with protein MARIKIEIPEKFIFETEIPIRITDINYGGHLGNDSLLSIVHEARVKFLNHLNYPESNIEGVGIIMIDAGIQYKSEGFYGDVLVIEIAVTEFTGIGCDFIYKITNKETKKEIANAKTGIVFYDYQKRKTAPVPSAFRKKIEEMN; from the coding sequence ATGGCAAGAATTAAAATAGAAATCCCGGAAAAATTCATCTTTGAAACTGAGATTCCCATCAGAATAACTGATATTAATTATGGTGGTCATCTTGGGAATGATTCACTACTTTCAATCGTTCACGAAGCAAGAGTGAAATTTCTAAATCATCTGAATTATCCAGAATCAAATATTGAAGGTGTTGGAATAATTATGATTGATGCTGGAATTCAATATAAATCAGAAGGTTTTTATGGCGATGTTTTAGTTATAGAAATTGCCGTCACAGAATTTACCGGTATAGGATGCGATTTTATCTATAAAATAACTAATAAGGAAACAAAGAAAGAGATTGCAAATGCAAAAACCGGAATTGTTTTCTATGACTATCAAAAGAGAAAAACAGCACCTGTGCCCTCAGCATTCAGAAAAAAGATAGAGGAAATGAACTGA
- a CDS encoding class I SAM-dependent methyltransferase, whose translation MGFYSNVIIPFFYDYSMDSSKINGGRKSILSKITEEEILEIGFGTGINLKFYPDNVIKIIGVDANEGMLKQYKKKSKHNKVEIKLMHQNGESLPFSDDRIDAVVSTYTLCSIKNISSALKEIFRVIKPGGKYYFLEHGLADNPKTQKWQHRLNPIQNIWADGCNLNRDMKLLINNAGFKIIELKNYYMERDPKIVGYMYEGIAVK comes from the coding sequence ATGGGATTTTACTCGAATGTTATCATTCCTTTCTTTTACGATTACTCAATGGATTCCTCCAAAATAAATGGAGGAAGAAAAAGCATACTTAGCAAAATAACTGAAGAAGAAATTTTAGAGATTGGTTTCGGGACAGGAATAAATCTCAAGTTTTATCCTGATAACGTAATAAAGATAATTGGTGTTGATGCAAATGAAGGAATGTTAAAACAATACAAAAAGAAATCAAAGCACAATAAGGTCGAAATAAAATTGATGCATCAAAACGGCGAATCACTCCCCTTCTCTGATGACAGAATTGATGCTGTTGTAAGTACGTACACATTGTGCAGCATAAAAAATATTAGCTCTGCATTGAAAGAAATCTTTCGTGTAATTAAACCAGGCGGTAAATATTATTTCCTTGAACATGGTCTGGCAGATAATCCCAAAACACAAAAGTGGCAGCACAGATTAAATCCAATTCAAAACATCTGGGCTGATGGATGTAACCTTAACCGCGATATGAAATTATTAATTAATAATGCAGGATTTAAAATCATTGAATTAAAAAACTACTATATGGAAAGAGATCCGAAAATTGTTGGTTATATGTATGAAGGGATCGCTGTAAAATGA
- a CDS encoding AEC family transporter: MIDNIIFTGNVVAPVFLLIALGYFVKRINVINENFVDVTSKFVFNVSLPALVFINIAEIDLRSAIDINQIIYIYAATLISFFIVWILSIPFIKEAKNLSVFVQGAFRSNFAIVGFAIISKLFGSYALGKAAIVLAFILPLYNILAVIVLTVPFRKEKKLNLKSTLIEIVLNPLIVAVIVGLPFSYFKIKIPSVLNLTAGFLAELALPLALVGIGGSLNLQNIKKASGLAFTSSAIKVILIPLVLTLGSYYFGYRGLDLGIMFILFACPTAIVSFIMAEAMGANSKLAGNIVLISTIASVFTIAAGIVILKELSLI; this comes from the coding sequence ATGATAGACAACATAATCTTTACCGGGAATGTTGTCGCCCCTGTTTTTTTGTTGATTGCACTTGGGTACTTTGTAAAAAGAATAAACGTTATCAACGAAAACTTTGTTGATGTTACATCTAAATTTGTTTTTAATGTCTCACTGCCTGCTTTAGTCTTCATAAACATAGCTGAGATTGACTTAAGATCGGCTATAGACATTAATCAGATAATATACATTTATGCAGCAACACTGATTAGCTTTTTTATTGTCTGGATTTTATCCATCCCATTTATTAAGGAAGCTAAAAATTTAAGTGTTTTTGTGCAGGGTGCTTTCAGAAGCAATTTCGCTATTGTTGGTTTTGCAATTATTTCAAAGTTGTTCGGAAGTTATGCACTAGGTAAAGCTGCAATTGTTCTTGCATTTATTTTACCGCTGTATAACATACTCGCGGTGATTGTTTTAACTGTTCCATTCAGAAAGGAAAAAAAATTAAATCTGAAAAGCACATTAATAGAAATTGTGCTCAATCCATTAATAGTGGCTGTTATAGTTGGCCTGCCATTTTCATATTTCAAAATAAAGATTCCATCAGTATTAAATTTAACTGCAGGATTTCTCGCAGAACTTGCTTTACCTTTAGCACTGGTTGGAATCGGGGGATCACTAAATCTTCAAAACATTAAGAAGGCTTCAGGATTGGCATTTACCTCCTCTGCAATTAAAGTAATTCTCATTCCTTTGGTCCTGACTTTGGGAAGCTATTATTTTGGTTACAGAGGATTGGATCTTGGAATTATGTTCATACTTTTTGCATGTCCAACAGCCATAGTCAGCTTTATTATGGCAGAAGCAATGGGTGCAAACAGTAAGCTTGCAGGAAACATCGTTTTGATAAGCACTATTGCATCAGTCTTTACAATTGCAGCCGGAATTGTGATCCTTAAAGAGCTATCATTAATTTAA